One window from the genome of Candidatus Dependentiae bacterium encodes:
- the ychF gene encoding redox-regulated ATPase YchF, whose product MAIRAGLVGLPNVGKSTLFNALTKSSIPAENYPFCTIDPHIAITNVPDDRLTQLAKIFGSAKILPTAVSFVDIAGLVKGAADGEGLGNQFLGHIMDVDLVLHVLRCFEDDDILHVHNKVDPISDFDVINAELMLKDMESVAKRIERVEALMKKHKHGPAQQIKEMEQELKFLQDAHKSLDQGDLNGVIALVQQAKKDGIQGIPLLSGKNFLIIANVSEDDYVGKQYESNPHYQALLKHFGAEKVIPVSAKIEAELAQMSEADTADMLSSLGITEKGLNNIIAKAYSNLGLITFFTCGPKEAHAWSIARNTKVPQAAGEIHSDLERGFICAEVYNCSDIIAAGSEAQLKQLGKIRTEGKEYIVQDGDLLNVRFNV is encoded by the coding sequence ATGGCAATTCGCGCAGGGCTTGTAGGGCTCCCAAATGTTGGAAAATCAACACTATTCAATGCATTAACCAAGTCAAGCATTCCAGCAGAAAATTACCCGTTCTGCACTATTGACCCACATATTGCCATAACCAACGTTCCAGACGATCGACTCACTCAACTTGCAAAAATATTTGGCTCTGCAAAAATCCTTCCAACCGCCGTCTCATTTGTTGACATTGCAGGCTTAGTTAAGGGCGCCGCAGATGGTGAAGGCCTGGGCAACCAATTTTTAGGTCATATCATGGATGTGGATCTTGTACTACACGTTTTACGCTGCTTTGAAGATGACGATATTCTCCATGTTCACAACAAAGTAGATCCGATTAGTGACTTTGATGTTATCAATGCTGAACTCATGCTCAAAGACATGGAATCTGTTGCTAAACGCATAGAACGCGTTGAAGCACTTATGAAAAAGCATAAACATGGTCCAGCACAACAAATCAAAGAGATGGAACAAGAGCTCAAGTTTCTACAAGATGCACACAAATCGCTTGATCAAGGTGATTTGAATGGGGTAATTGCTCTTGTACAACAGGCGAAAAAAGATGGCATTCAAGGCATCCCACTGCTTTCTGGCAAAAATTTCTTAATTATTGCTAATGTTTCAGAAGACGATTACGTCGGCAAACAATATGAATCAAACCCTCACTACCAAGCTCTTCTTAAACACTTTGGTGCTGAAAAAGTTATTCCAGTGTCTGCAAAAATTGAAGCTGAACTTGCTCAAATGAGCGAAGCCGACACTGCGGATATGCTGAGCTCACTTGGTATCACAGAAAAAGGTTTGAATAATATTATTGCAAAAGCCTATTCGAATCTTGGCCTTATCACTTTCTTTACCTGCGGACCAAAAGAAGCACATGCATGGAGTATTGCCCGTAACACAAAAGTTCCTCAAGCTGCTGGTGAAATTCACTCAGACCTTGAACGTGGATTTATTTGCGCAGAAGTGTATAACTGCAGTGATATTATTGCGGCGGGTAGTGAAGCACAACTTAAGCAACTTGGTAAAATTCGTACCGAAGGCAAAGAATATATCGTACAAGATGGCGACTTACTCAACGTCAGATTCAACGTCTAA